The following is a genomic window from Amycolatopsis australiensis.
ACTCGCGGGGCGGGAACCGCTCCCGCCGTTCGTCCTCCTTCGCTGACCCGGATGAAGGAATCCCGGCCCGGGACTGGGGGGTGAGGTGGAGGGAAGCGTCCACGGGCCGGGGCTCGGGGGCGGGACCGGTGGTCCCGCGCGGGGGTGGTGCGACCGGCCCGGCGGACCTCGGGGGGTGAGATGGAGGGAAGTGTCCGCCGGGCCGGGGCCGGAGGGGCTACTCCGCGCAGGCCTTGCCGGAGTTGATGCAGTCGACCAGGCGGCCCATGATCTGCTTGCTCATCACGTTCGCGAAGTCGTCGTGGTCGGAGCGCGGGTTGTGCTTCTCCTGGGCGAAAGCGTCCACTTTGTACTCGCCCTTCTGCTGGACGTCCTGCGGGACGTCGTAGACCAGCGTCACCTGCAGCTGCGGCACGTTCTTGAACCCCTTGGGGCACTGGCCCTGCCGGTTGGCGAACACGATGTGCGTGCGGTGGTTCGCGCTGTCGGTGTTCTTGCCGTCCCAGCAGTTCGGGAAGGCGTGGATGCGCTCGACCTTGCTGCCCGCCGGGCAGATCGGGTAGAGATCCGTGAGCCGGTCCTCGAAGCCGGTGCACGTCCAGCTCGGCCGGGCGTTCGCCGGGCCGTTGGTGCTCTGCTTGGCGTCACCGTAGAGGATCTTCAGCCCGAGTGGCATCGCGACGACGTTCTGGGCGCCGCCGCCGATGAACTTCAGCGTCGCCGACTCCGGCTCGATGATCGTGCCGTCGTTGTCGCCGACTTCCTTGTTCGCGCCCTGGATGCCGCCCAGCTCCTGCCGGCCGTTGTTCTGGTTGTCGTTCTGGTTGCCCTGACCGCGCCGGCGATCCTGCCGCTGACCGTTCTGATCCTGGTTCCGGCCGTCCTGCCGCTGCGCGCTCCTGCCCGAGCGGCCACCACCCTGACCTTGGGTGTCGCGCTGGTCCTGGGCGTCCTGGGCGTCCTGCGCGCTCTTGTCCTGCTGGACGTCGCCCGTCTTGCCCTGCTGCTCCTGCTGGGCCTTCTGGTTCCGCTGCTGCTGCTGGGCGTCGTCCGCCCGGTCGATCCGGATGACCGGCCAGAAGTAGGCGGACTTGTCGCCGTTCTTGCAGGTGGTGCCGCCGGCGAGCAGGCTCTTCAGGCTCGAGTCGGCATTGGTGGTCAGGTTGCCGACGTAGTCGTGCAGGTGCTGAGCGCCGTTCTTGATCCCCGGCTGGGCGATGAAGTTGTCGGGGTTCTGGTGCGCGCCGTCCGCGTCGGTTCCACAGTCGACGGTGAAGGAACCCTGGGCGCCCTTCTTCTGCAAGGCCGCGTTCACGTTGTTGCCCGCCGGGACCTTGCTGATGTCGATGAAGAACGACGGGTCCGCGGGGTCCGCGCTGGCCTCGCCCGTGCGGCCCGTGGTGACCGCGACGGCGAGTGCGCCGACGGCGATCGCCAGGCCGATCGCGCCCATCGCGATCTTGGTTCGGCGGGCGACGCGATGCTTGCCCGTCACGGGGGACCGAGAATGGTTCCGGGCCATAGACTAGTTCACCTCGTTCGTTTTTCCGGGCACGCCGAACACCGCGGCGGCCCGGGCAAGAACTACCGTCAATTGAGGTCGAGATCGCGCGGAACCCGAGGGGGATGCAGGTGGTTCCGGCTGTCGGGACGCATCGGGGGATGCATTGGGGGATACGGACACGGGCACCCCGAGGTTCAAAAGCGACCGGCCCGTTATCTGTTCGTTATCATCCGGCACGCAACCCGGCAGCATTTCCCGAGGTCACGGCGTTCCGGCCGGAAAAAGGAATGCGGAATTCAGCGCTGGACGGTGACGAGGACCGTGCCGTCGTCCCCGCGGACCTCGAACCGGGCGATCTGGTCCACGGCCATCGAGATGGAACCCTGCAGCCGCAACGGTTCGGGTGAGCCGGGGATGCCGAACCCCTTGGGCGGCACCGACCAGCCGGACACGACGCGCTCGTCGTTCGCGGTGGAGATCGCGATCAGCTGGCACTTGAGCGGCCCGACGATCCCGCGCAGCTCCAGCTCGACCTTGCTCCCCCACTCCACCGGGGAGACGGTCACCAGCGCGCTCACCGCGGACCCGCCGCTGCCGCGGCCGTAGGTCTGGCCGCCGCCGGGCTGTCCCGGCGCGCCGGCGGACGGCGGCGCGGTGGACGTCGCGGGGACGCTGGTCGCCGGCGCGGGCCGGTTGGGCGCGGAGAGGGACACGGGCGGGACGGCGTCGGCGGGCCGGACGGCGAGGGTCACCAGCGGGCCGGCCACGACGAGCGCGGCGGCCGCGGCGGCGGCGAGGATGCCGAGCCGCTTGCGGCGGCGCCGCTTCACGGCGGCCTCTTCCATCAGGCCGCGCAGCACCCGCGGCCCCGGCGCCAGCGTGCGCGGGCTCGGCGCGGGCATCGGGGGCTCCGGCCAGCTGCGCTTGACCAGGTCGAGCACGTCCGGCAGCTGGTAGAGCTCGATCAGGTCGAGCTGGCAGTGCGGGCAGTTCATCAGGTGGGCTTCGAACTGGGTGCTCTCGGCCTCGCTGAGGACGCCGAGCACGTACGCGGCGACATCGGTGTGTGCGGACCCGGCCACCCTCAGCTCACCCCCGCTCGCGCAGGGCCCGGCGCAGCGCGCGGACGGCGTGGTGGATGCGGGACTTGATGGTTCCGGGGGGCACGCCGAGGGTCGCCGCGACCTCGTTCACGGTCCGATCGCGCAGGTAGGTCTGCTGGATCGCTTCCCGCTGCTCGGGCGAAAGGCCCTGCAGCGCCTCGTAAACGATCATCGCGGCGAGCGTCCGGTCCGATTCGTCGGACACCGCGATCGCGTCGGATTCGATCTCCTCGAGCTCCTGGGGGCGGACACTGCGGCTGCGCCAGCCGTCGATGACGATACGCCGGGCCACGGTGAACAGCCAGGCACGCAGCATCTCGGGCCGGCGGTCGAGCTTGTCGGCGTTCCGCCACGCCTTGATCAGGGTCTCCTGCACGACGTCCTCGGCCCACTGCCGGTCGTGGCCGGTCAGCCGCAGCGCGAACGCCATGAGGGACCCGCCGAACTCCTGGTAGAGCGCCTTCGCCAGATCATCGGAGGCGTCGCCGGTCCCGGCTACGGCTTCCTGGTGATCTTCGACGGGTCTCAGCGCGCGAGTGTGCCGTCCCACGCGGGACATCCTGGTGTGCGCGGGGCCCGGCGTCCAGTACCAAACTTTTTTGAACCGTTTCCGGATCGTGTCCGTATCCCCTACCGAAGACCCCGACCAGGCGTTGTCCCCCGCAACGCTCCGCATCCACTCCGGACCGAATGTCCACTGTGGATCCTTCGCGCGCTTTTCCGCCGCACCCCAGGCAACTGCGCGTAGTCATGCCCACGGAGGAGCAGTGATCCGCATTCCCCGACCGGTGGCCCGTGCCGCCGTGTGCCTCAGCGCACTCGCCCTGCTCACCGCCTGCACCGCCGGCGCGGCGACCACCTCCGGCGGTGGTTACGGCGCCGGGATGCAGATGCCGGGCATGCGGGCACCGCTGACGATCGCGATGCCGCAGCCCATCACCGCGAACCCGAACGACCCGCTGAAAAGCCAGCTCAGGGCGGCGAAGACGTTCGACCTCGGCCTCATGCTCGTCGACGGGACCGGGTACACGATCTACCGCTACGACCGGGACAGCACCGACCCGTCCCGGTCGAACTGCACCGACGCCTGCGCCACCAAGTGGATCCCGGTCAAGGCCGGCGGGAACCCGGCGCCGATCGACGTCGACCGGTCGCTGATCGGGCAGATCACCCGCGACGACGGCACCCAGCAGCTCACCCTCGCCGGGTGGCCGCTGTACCACTTCACCGGCGACAGCGAACCGGCCGACACGTCCGGCCAGGGCGTCGACCAGGCGTGGTACCCGATCGCGCCGGACGGCAAGAAGATCACGTTGACCCAGGACCAGTGGAGGGAAAATGCTTTCGGCCTCTGAGCTCGCCGGGCTGGAGCTCACCCCGCCGTCCCCGCTCCGGCGGTCCCGTCCGCTGGTGCGGGTCCTGTTCGTGCTGATCGCGGTGCTGACGCTGCTGGCGTCGGCGGCCGCGACCTCGACCGCGCAGACCACCGCGGTGTCGGACACCGACGCGGTGCTGCTGACCAAGGTCCGCCAGGCCGGTCTCTGGGAGATGCCGTCCGGGATGATGGCCATGCAGAAAGGCAGCCCGAAGGTCCAGGCGGTCGGCTTCGCGATCATGATGGACCACGGGCGGCTCGACGTGGCGACCCGCGCGCTGTCGGCGAAGCTGAACTCGCCGGTGCCCGACCAGCCTTCCGAAGAGCAGCGCGGCTGGCTCGCCGAAGAGATGGCCGCCGCGCCCGGCCCGGCGTTCGACAGCGTCTTCGCCAACCGGCTGCGCGCCGCGCACGGCCAGGTGTTCGCCATCCTCGCGCAGCTGCGCGCCGGGACCCGCAACGACGACGTCCGGGCGTTCGCGACCGTCGGCAACCAGGCCGTGATGCGGCACATGACGATGCTCGAGAGCACCGGGATGGTCGACTACACCGCGCTGCCCACCCCGGCCGTCTCGACCACGGCCGCGCCCGTCGGCGCGCCGCTCGGCCTCGATCCGTCCCAGATCGCCGTGGTGGCGGCGCTGTTCCTGCTGGTCGGCGGCGGCCTGTTCTACGTGCTGCGTCAGATCAAGGGCAACCGTGGCCGCGCCAGGGCGTCCCGCCGGCCGGCCACCGTGAGAACCGGGGGTACCCATGGTTGAGACCTGGCACGACGTGACGCTGGTGCTCACCCAGCAGTTCCAGCCGAAGACCGACCCGGCGGCCCGCGGGCTGGCGGCCTTCGCCGCCCGCGCGTCCTACGCGGCGATGATGCTGACGCTCACCTGGGGCGTGCTCACCGCCACCGGCTGGGTGCGCTCGGTCACCGGCCGCAAGGCGCTGCGCAGCGCGCACATGGTGCTGGCGACCGGGACGCTGATCTTCGGCGGCATCCACGCGCTGGGCTTCTTCTACCTGACGATCCAGCCCTACAGCCTGCAGTACCTGTTCCTCCCGTTCCTGGGCGGCCAGGAGACCCGCCACATCGCGGGCATCGTCGGGTTCGAGGTCATGCTGGCCATCGCGCTCACCGCGGGCCTGCAGCGGTTCACCTCCTACCGGCGCTGGCTGTGGCTGCACCGGTGCGCCTACCCGGCGGTCGCCTTGACCGCGTTGCACGCGTGGTTCGGCGCGATCGCCAACGGCCACCTCGCGACCGTCTGGCTGGGCGGCATCACGCTGCTCGTGCCCGCCGTGACCGTGTCGCTGCTGCGGTTCATGCCCGCGCGCACCCTCGAACGCATCGGACTCGTGGAAGAGCAGGTGGCCTGATGCCCCTCCGGTTTCCCGGCGGCGGACCCCGGATCAGCGTCGACAACGACCGGTGCGAGCTCTACGGCATCTGCGCCATGGAGGCCCCGGACGTGTTCGACCTCGGTCAGGACGGCCGCCTGCGCTTCCGCAAGCGGCTGCTGGACGAAGACACCTTGGAACAGGCGAAGATGGCCGCCCGCTGCTGCCCGATGCAGGCGGTCGTGGTGAGAGGGGACCTCGATGGCTGACGGCGACCGGATCGTCATCGTCGGCGCGGGCGTCGCCGGGCTGCGTGCCGCGGAACGCCTGCGGGAACTGAACTTCGACGGCGAGATCGTGCTGATCGGCGACGAGGCGCGGCGCCCGTACCACCGGCCGATGATCTCGAAGGCCCTCGTGATGGGCACCGAGCGGCCCAGCGACGTCGGGCTCGACCACTACCTGCCCGACCTCGACGTGCACTGGCGGCTCGGCGCGCGGGTCACCCACCTCGACACCGTCGAGCGGGTCGTGCACCTGCCCGGCGGCGAATCCCTGTGGTACGACGGCCTGATCGCCGCGACCGGCGTCTACCCGCGGCACCTGCCCGGGGCGCCGCGGCACGACCCGCGGGTGCGGATCCTGCGCACGGTGGAGGACTCGATGGCCGTGCGGCGCTGCCTGCACGCCAGCAAGAAGCCGGCCGTCGTGATCGGCGCCGGCCTGATCGGCAACGAGTTCGCCGCCAGCATGCGGCACATCGGCCGGGACGTCACCCTGGTCGGGCACGCGAAGGCGCCGCTGCACCGCTTCGGCGACCGCGTCTCGAGCGGCATCGTCGAGGCGCACCACGAGCACCGCGCGAAGCTGGCGATGAAGAGCGAAGTGCGGCACTGGATCAGCACGAAGGACACCGTCGGGCTGCACCTGACGAACAACCAGCTGCTGGTCGCCAGCGTCGTCGTGCTCGCCATCGGCAGCGTCCCGTCGGTCGACTGGATGCGCGGCTCCGGCCTGGACATCAGCGACGGCGTGCTGTGCGACGCGAAGCTGTTCGCCGAGGGCGCCTCCGACGTCGTCGTCGCCGGCGACATCGCCCGCTGGCCGAACCTGCGTTTCGACGAGACCCCGCGGCGGGTCGAGCACTGGATCAACGCCGTCGAGTCGGCGCGGCACGCGGCGGAGAACCTGCTGCTGGGGCACTCGAGCGCACGGCCGTTCACCCCGCTCCCCCGCGCCTGGTCGACGCTGTACGACACGCGGCTGCAGATGTGCGGGATGCCGTCGCTGGCGGAGGACACCGTGTCGCTCGCCGACGGCATCACCGGGTTCGTGCGGGACGGGCGGCTCGTCGGGATCTCGTCGTGGGACAAGCCGCGGGCGATGCTCGACTGGATGGCCGAGCTGGACCGGCGGCTGCCCGCGCCCGACTACGTGCCCGAGCCGGAGCCCGCGCCCGAGGTGCCCGCGGTGGCGCCGTCGCTCGCCGGGCTCGCGGCCGACGTGCCGCCGGAGTTCGACAGCGGCTTCGACGAGCAGGCGTTCGAGCGCGAGTTCGCGAGCGAGTTCGCCAACGACATCCCCACCACGGCGTTCCCCGCCCAGGCGCTGCCCACCACGGCGTTCGCGGCGCAGCCCGCCGCGGCGCTGCCGACCATGGCCATCCCGATGGGGCGGTAGAGCCGGGACGTGGCTGCGCGCGGCGGCCACCGTCCCTTCGCCGGTCACCACACCCCCTCCGCGGCTGGGTGGTGTGGTGGCCGGCCCCAGCGTCCCCATGCCCGCCTCGCGTCCGGACCGGACCGGACGCCCGGCGGGCCGGAGGAGGGCCGTCCCGGGAACCCGACACCCCGCCGACGGCCTTCTTCCGGCGCACCGGGCGGGGGCCCGGGGCCGGGCGCCGCGGCGGGTTCCCGCCCGCGGCGAGCAGGTCCGTGCCGGTCTTCCCGGGGGAAGGGTATGCCGCCGGGAAGACCGGCACGGGCGCTTCAGCTCCGGTGCCGCCACGCGTCCGCCGCCACCAGCGCACCGAGGACCAGCACCGCCACCCCGACCGCCCGCAGCCCGGCGTCCGCCCCCGCGACGAACGCCGAGACGACCTCGGGCGCGTGGCTCGTGCGGGCGAGGGCCTCGGCGACCGTGTGCGCGCCCCGCGCGTCCGGCGGCAGCGCGGCGGCGAACCGGGCGGTCAGCACCGTGCCGATCACGGCGACGCCGAGCGCGCTGCCGAACTCGCGGGTGGTGGCCTGCAGCCCGGTGGCGACCCCGGCCTGCGCCGGCGGCAGCGAACCGGCGATGACGCCCGAGAGCGCCGGCAGCGCCAGCGTCACGCCGATCCCGGTCACCACCAGCCACGCCGCATAGCCGGCGTACGGCGTCTGAGTGTCGCTTGTGGACAGTCCGAGCAGGCCGCCGCCGACGAACGCGAAGGCGAGGACCACCGTGGCGGTCAGGCCGGCCCGGCGGGTGAGCAGGCCGGCGTGGCGGCCGCCGAGCACGATCGGGACGGTCAGCGGGATGATCCCGAGCCCGGTGCCCAGCACGCCGAATCCCTTGGCGTACTGGAGGAACGACGCGTTGACGTAGAACAGCGCGAACATGCCGAAGAAGATCGTGGTCATGCCGAGGCAGGCGCTGCGCAGGCCCGCGATCCGGAACAGCCGCGGGTCCAGCAGCGGATGCCGGGCCTTCAGCTCCCGCAGCGTCCAGGCGGCGAAGAGCACGGCGGCGCCGGCGAACCCGGTCACCACGACCGGGCTGCCCCACCCGGCCTCCGGGCCCTGGACGATCCCCACCAGCAACGCGACCGACGCGGCGATCAGCAGGATCGCGGCGAAGGGGTCGAGACGGCGGTCGTGGCGCGACGACACCGGGACCAGACGGGCCACCAGCGCGGCCGCGGTGAGCGCGATCGGCACGGCGACGGCGAACAGCGAGCGCCACGAACCGGAAGCCAGCACCAGCCCGCCGCCGGCGTTGCCGGCCACGCCGCCGATGCCGGTCATCGACGCCCAGGTGGCGATGGTGGCGGGCCGGCGTCGCGCCGGCACGGCGTGCAGCAGCACCGCGAGCGAGTTGGGCAGCACCGCGGCGGCGCCGGCGCCGGTGACCGCGCGGCCGGCGAGCAGGAGGACGACGTCCGGGGCCACCGCCGACAACAGCGTGCCCGCCGCGAAGAGCCCGAGCCCGGCGAGCAGGACGCCCTTGCGGCCGAACCGGTCGCCCGCCGCGCCGCCGGGGATCACCAGGCAGGCGAACACGATCACGTAGGTGTCGACGATCCAGACCAGCGAGGACGCGGACGGGTGCAGGTCGCTCGCGGCGAGCATCGGGACGGCGAGGTTGATCGCCGCGACCATGCCGACCACCAGGACGACGCAGGCGCACATCAGCGTCAGCAGGCCACGTTCCTTGGAGTGCATGACCCGACGCTAGGAACCGGCCGGGATATCGCGCCACGCAACTTCGGCAAGGCTGTTTTGCGTACGATGCAACCATGCCGGACCAGCTCGACCTCAACCTGCTGCGGGTCTTCGACGCGCTGCTGCGGGAAGGGAGCGTCACGGCGGCGGCCGAGCGCCTCCACCTGTCCATCCCGGCGACCAGCCGGGCGCTGGGCCGGCTGCGGCGGGCGATGGGCGACCCGATCCTGGTGCGCGCCGGGCGCGGGATGGCGCCCACGCCGTTCGCGCTGCGGACCGCGCCGCGGGTGCGGTCGCTGCTGGAGGAGGCGGCGTCGCTGGTCAACGTGGACTTCTCGGTGGCGCGTCTCGAACGCGCGTTCACCATCCGCATCAACGACGGCGTGGCGGCGACCCTGGCCGCGGCGGCGGTCGAAGCCACGGCGGCGGCCGCGCCGGGCGTGACGCTGCGCTTCGTCCCGGAAGGCACCGAGAGCGCCGAGGCCCTGCGCGACGGCTCGGTGGACCTCGACATCGGCGCGGGCGAGGTGGCGGCACCGGACATCCGGACGGCGGTGCTCTACCGCGAGCGGCTGGTCGGCGTGGTCCGCGCCGGCAGCCCGCTGGGCCGCCGTCCGACGTTGGCCCAGCTGTGCGAGCACCCGCACGTCTCGGCGTCCCGCCGGGGCCGGGCACGCGGGCCACTCGACGACGTGCTGGCCGCGGCCGGGCTCCGGCGGCACGTCGCGGCCGTGGTGCCGACGTCGGCCGCGGCGCTGCTGCTGGTCGCGTCGAGCGGGCACGTCGGACTGGTCCCCGAGCGGCTCGCCGAGCGGCACGGCCCGGCGCTGGGCCTGCGCCGGTTCGCGGTCCCGGCGGCCCTGCCGGAGGTGGTGGTCCGGCTGTCCTGGCACGTCCGGCTCGACACGGACCCGGCCCAGCGCTGGCTGCGCGACACGCTGCGCGACGCCGCCCGCTGACCGTGGCACCTCCGATCACTCGCGGCGCGGACGCGGTCCGCTGTGGCACGATTCATGCGTGACCAGCACCGCCGCCACGGCCCAGTACCTGCGCGACCTCGCGCTGCTGCGCCGGGTCCGCGACCGGATCGACCGGGAGTACGCGCAGCCGCTCGACGTCGAGGCGCTCGCGCGGGGGGTCAACATGTCCGCCGGGCACCTCAGCAGGCAGTTCCGCCGGGCTTACGGTGAGTCACCGTACTCGTACCTGATGACGCGGCGCATCGAACGGGCGATGGCCCTGCTGCGCACGGGCGAGCTGAGCGTCACGGAGGTCTGCTTCACCGTCGGGTTCTCGTCGCTGGGCACCTTCAGCACCCGGTTCGCCGAGCTGGTCGGCATGCCCCCGAGCGTCTACCGCGAGCAGCAGGCCGAGGCGACCGTCGGCATGCCGCCGTGCGTGGCCAAGCAGGTCACCAGACCGATCAGGAATCGAGAAGCGCGACCGCAGGCGCACACATAGTGTGACCGGCATGGACGTCACGATTCACGCGAGCTTCCTCCCGCACACCGACCCGGAAGCGTCGCTCGCCTTCTACCGCGACCTGCTCGGCTTCGAGGTGCGCCAGAACGTCAAGTACGGCGAGATGAGCTGGATCACCGTCGGCCCGCCGAACCAGCCCGACACGGCCATCGTGCTGACGCCGGTGGCCGCGACGCCCGGCATCACCGACGACGAGCGCCGCACCATCAGCGAGATGATGGCCAAGGGCACCTACGCCGGGATCAACCTCGCCACCAAGGACCTCGACGCGCTGTTCGCGAAGCTGGAGGCGGGCAACGCGGAGGTCGTCCAGGAGCCGACCGAGCAGCCCTACGGGGTCCGCGACTGCTCCTTCCGCGACCCCGCCGGCAACCTGCTGCGCATCCAGGAGCTGCGCTGAGCGAGGTCGCGGCCCGCTCGTACCGCCAGGTGCTGCGCGACCGGCGGGTGGCCGGGCTGCTGCTGGGGGACCTGCTGGCCAACGCCGGCACCGGCATGATCATCGTGGCCATGCCCGTGCAGACACTGGCGCTGCACGGGCCCGTGCCGAACGCCGTCGCGATCGGGCTGGTCGAGGCCGCGCCCTTCGTGCTCTCGACCGTCCTCGCGCTGGCCATCGGCCTGGGCCGGGTGCGGGTGCCGCCGCGCACCCTGCTCCTCGCCGACTGCGTCCTGCGGTCGCTGACCTTCGCCGCGCTGGGGGCGCTGGCGGTCACCGGGCGCCTCACGCTGCCCGTCCTGATCGCCGGGCTGCTCTTCGGCGCGACGTTCCGGCTCGCCGGGTCCAGCAGCCGCCGCCTGCTGGCGACGTCGGCCGCGGGCGAGGACGGCCGGTTCCCGGTCAACGGCCTGCTCGGGCTCAACACCACGTTCGCGCTGTACATCGCCGGGCCGGTGCTGGGCGGGCTGGTCGTCGCGACGGCGGGCGCGGGTTACGCGCTGTTCTGCGACGCGGCCGGCGCGCTGATCCTGCTGGGAGCCACGCTTTCGAGTGTTCCCCGGGCCGCCGCGGACCGCGACGCGCTGCGCGAGCCCCCGGCGTCCGGCTGGCGGATCCTGCGCCGCCGCCCGGTGGCCGCCCGGCTGCTCGTGGTCGAGTTCTTCTTCAACTTCCTGTACATGCCCATCGAAGTGGCGCTCCCGCTGTACGTCAGCGGGACCCTGCACGCGGGCGCGTCGGGACTGGGCCTGCTGTGGGGTGCGCTCGGCGCCGGAGCGTTCCTCGGCTCGGCCATGGTGAACCAGCTGCGGCACCTGCCGCAGCGGCCGCTGCTGGTCGCGATCATCGGCCTGTGGGCGTTGTGCCCGATCGCGCTCGCGGCCGTCGGCGACCTCACCGCCGCGCTGGTCGTCTTCGGCCTGGGCGGCCTGGTGTACGCGCCGTTCACGCCCGTCGCCTACAGCTTCCTGCAGTCCGGGCTCGCCCCCGCCGAACAGCAGCAGGTCGTCACGCTGTGGACGACCGGCTCGACGGTGGCCGCGCCGCTGGGCCTTGCCCTCGGCGGTCCGCTGATCGAGCTGGCCGGCAGCACCGGCGGGCTCGTCCTGTCCGGCGTGCTGACCCTGCTGCTGCTCCCGATCGCCGCCCGCGCGGTGCTCGAGCGCACACCGAAAGGGGAACCGACATGTGCCTCAGCCTGAAGGTCGCCGCGCACGAGCACTTCCGCGAACTGGTGCTGCTGCGCCGCGTCCGTGACCGCGTCGACCGCGAACCGACCCTCGACATCGAGGCGCTCGCCCGCGGCGCCGGCATGACGGCCGCGCAGCTCGTCCACCGGTTCCGCCAGGCCTACGGCCAGACCCCGCACGCCTACCAGCGTGCCGCCCACGCGGTCCGGGACGGCCGCACCCCCACCTTCGACCGAGTGCTGGAGACCCGATGACGACGAGAAAGCCCTCGCGGCACGCCGCCGACAGCCACGACCTGATCCGCGTCCACGGCGCGCGCGTCAACAACCTGAAGGACGTCAGCGTCGAGCTGCCGAAGCGGCGCCTGACGGTGTTCACCGGCGTGTCCGGCTCGGGCAAGAGCTCACTGGTGTTCAGCACGATCGCCGCGGAGTCGCAGCGGCTGATCAACGAGACCTACAGCACGTTCGTGCAGGGGTTCATGCCGACGCTGGCGCGGCCGGACGTCGACGTCCTCGACGGGATCACCACGGCGATCATCGTCGACCAGGAGCGGATGGGTGCCAACGTGCACTCCACCGTCGGCACCGCCACCGACGCGAACGCGATGCTGCGCATCCTCTTCAGCCGGCTCGGGCAGCCGCACATCGGTTCGCCGCAGGCGTTTTCGTTCAACGTCGCCTCGATCAGCGGCGCCGGCGCGGTGACGATCGAAAAGGGCGGCCGGCAGATCAAGGAACGCCGCAGCTTCAGCATCACCGGCGGCATGTGCCCGCGCTGCGAGGGCCGCGGCCGCGTCGAGGACATCGACCTAACCGCGCTCTTCGACGAGAACAAGTCGCTCAACGAAGGCGCGATCACGATCCCGGGCTACAGCATGGAGGGCTGGTACGGCCGCATCTTCCGCGGCTGCGGCTTCTTCGACCCCGACAAGCCGATCAAGAGGTACACCAAGAAGCAGTTCAACGACCTGGTGTACAAGGAGCCGACCAAGATCAAGGTCGACGGCATCAACCTGACCTATTCGGGCCTGGTGCCGGCGATCCAGCGGTCGATGCTGTCCAAGGACGTCGACTCGCTGCAGCCGCACATCCGCGCGTTCGTCGAGCGGGCCGTCACCTTCACGACGTGCCCCGGCTGCGACGGCACGCGGCTGTCCGCGGAGGCCCGCTCGTCGAAGATCGACGGGATCAGCATCGCCGACGCGTGCGCGATGCAGATCAGCGACCTCGCCGCCTGGGTGGGGAAGCTGGCCGAGCCGTCGGTCGCGCCGCTGCTGGAAGCGCTCAAGCGCACGCTCGACTCGTTCGTCGAGATCGGGCTCGGCTACCTTTCGCTCGACCGTCCGTCCGGGACGCTCTCCGGCGGGGAAGCCCAGCGCACCAAGATGATCCGCCACCTCGGCTCGTCGCTCACCGACGTCACCTACGTCTTCGACGAGCCGACGATCGGCCTGCACCCGCACGACATCCGGCGCATGAACGAGCTGCTGCTGCAGCTGCGCGACAAGGGCAACACGGTGCTGGTCGTCGAGCACAAGCCGGAAGCCATCGCGATCGCCGACCACGTCGTCGACCTCGGCCCGCGCGCCGGCGCCGAAGGCGGCGAGGTCGTCTTCGAGGGTACT
Proteins encoded in this region:
- a CDS encoding DUF1996 domain-containing protein, with product MARNHSRSPVTGKHRVARRTKIAMGAIGLAIAVGALAVAVTTGRTGEASADPADPSFFIDISKVPAGNNVNAALQKKGAQGSFTVDCGTDADGAHQNPDNFIAQPGIKNGAQHLHDYVGNLTTNADSSLKSLLAGGTTCKNGDKSAYFWPVIRIDRADDAQQQQRNQKAQQEQQGKTGDVQQDKSAQDAQDAQDQRDTQGQGGGRSGRSAQRQDGRNQDQNGQRQDRRRGQGNQNDNQNNGRQELGGIQGANKEVGDNDGTIIEPESATLKFIGGGAQNVVAMPLGLKILYGDAKQSTNGPANARPSWTCTGFEDRLTDLYPICPAGSKVERIHAFPNCWDGKNTDSANHRTHIVFANRQGQCPKGFKNVPQLQVTLVYDVPQDVQQKGEYKVDAFAQEKHNPRSDHDDFANVMSKQIMGRLVDCINSGKACAE
- a CDS encoding zf-HC2 domain-containing protein, coding for MAGSAHTDVAAYVLGVLSEAESTQFEAHLMNCPHCQLDLIELYQLPDVLDLVKRSWPEPPMPAPSPRTLAPGPRVLRGLMEEAAVKRRRRKRLGILAAAAAAALVVAGPLVTLAVRPADAVPPVSLSAPNRPAPATSVPATSTAPPSAGAPGQPGGGQTYGRGSGGSAVSALVTVSPVEWGSKVELELRGIVGPLKCQLIAISTANDERVVSGWSVPPKGFGIPGSPEPLRLQGSISMAVDQIARFEVRGDDGTVLVTVQR
- a CDS encoding sigma-70 family RNA polymerase sigma factor; this translates as MGRHTRALRPVEDHQEAVAGTGDASDDLAKALYQEFGGSLMAFALRLTGHDRQWAEDVVQETLIKAWRNADKLDRRPEMLRAWLFTVARRIVIDGWRSRSVRPQELEEIESDAIAVSDESDRTLAAMIVYEALQGLSPEQREAIQQTYLRDRTVNEVAATLGVPPGTIKSRIHHAVRALRRALRERG
- a CDS encoding DUF4142 domain-containing protein, with protein sequence MLSASELAGLELTPPSPLRRSRPLVRVLFVLIAVLTLLASAAATSTAQTTAVSDTDAVLLTKVRQAGLWEMPSGMMAMQKGSPKVQAVGFAIMMDHGRLDVATRALSAKLNSPVPDQPSEEQRGWLAEEMAAAPGPAFDSVFANRLRAAHGQVFAILAQLRAGTRNDDVRAFATVGNQAVMRHMTMLESTGMVDYTALPTPAVSTTAAPVGAPLGLDPSQIAVVAALFLLVGGGLFYVLRQIKGNRGRARASRRPATVRTGGTHG
- a CDS encoding ferric reductase-like transmembrane domain-containing protein, with the translated sequence MVETWHDVTLVLTQQFQPKTDPAARGLAAFAARASYAAMMLTLTWGVLTATGWVRSVTGRKALRSAHMVLATGTLIFGGIHALGFFYLTIQPYSLQYLFLPFLGGQETRHIAGIVGFEVMLAIALTAGLQRFTSYRRWLWLHRCAYPAVALTALHAWFGAIANGHLATVWLGGITLLVPAVTVSLLRFMPARTLERIGLVEEQVA
- a CDS encoding ferredoxin, giving the protein MPLRFPGGGPRISVDNDRCELYGICAMEAPDVFDLGQDGRLRFRKRLLDEDTLEQAKMAARCCPMQAVVVRGDLDG
- a CDS encoding NAD(P)/FAD-dependent oxidoreductase, whose product is MADGDRIVIVGAGVAGLRAAERLRELNFDGEIVLIGDEARRPYHRPMISKALVMGTERPSDVGLDHYLPDLDVHWRLGARVTHLDTVERVVHLPGGESLWYDGLIAATGVYPRHLPGAPRHDPRVRILRTVEDSMAVRRCLHASKKPAVVIGAGLIGNEFAASMRHIGRDVTLVGHAKAPLHRFGDRVSSGIVEAHHEHRAKLAMKSEVRHWISTKDTVGLHLTNNQLLVASVVVLAIGSVPSVDWMRGSGLDISDGVLCDAKLFAEGASDVVVAGDIARWPNLRFDETPRRVEHWINAVESARHAAENLLLGHSSARPFTPLPRAWSTLYDTRLQMCGMPSLAEDTVSLADGITGFVRDGRLVGISSWDKPRAMLDWMAELDRRLPAPDYVPEPEPAPEVPAVAPSLAGLAADVPPEFDSGFDEQAFEREFASEFANDIPTTAFPAQALPTTAFAAQPAAALPTMAIPMGR